A window from Bufo bufo chromosome 1, aBufBuf1.1, whole genome shotgun sequence encodes these proteins:
- the CDA gene encoding cytidine deaminase isoform X1, with product MSSESSGRADDATSGYAAAFPGTSQSVAEAEGGGRIPARATDSSRKVQGRTASSVKKMNEDLRYQEDGVLINNGHPHFSEPDRDLEPEMIRKLVQKSHEAKAKAHCPYSSFRVGAALLSQDGRIFLGCNVENACYTLGICAERSAIQTAVTEGAKKFVAIAIASDVEEEFITPCGACRQVMREFGSELQIILTKPSGSYLVKTLQQLLPMSFGPENLK from the exons ATGAGCTCCGAGAGCAGCGGACGGGCGGACGACGCCACCTCAGGTTATGCTGCTGCCTTTCCTGGGACGTCTCAGTCTGTGGCTGAagcagaaggaggaggaagaatccCAGCCAGAGCTACCGACAG CAGTAGGAAAGTTCAGGGTAGAACTGCGAGCTCCGTTAAGAAGATGAATGAAGATTTGCGCTACCAGGAAGACGGCGTCCTCATCAACAATGGTCATCCACACTTCAGCGAACCTGACCGCGACTTGGAGCCGGAAATGATCCGAAAACTCGTACAAAAGAGCCACGAAGCCAAAGCCAAAGCCCACTGCCCGTACAGCAGCTTCCGGGTCGGAGCCGCTCTCCTCAGTCAGGACGGGAGGATTTTCCTGG GTTGCAATGTGGAGAACGCCTGTTACACGCTGGGGATCTGCGCGGAACGTTCCGCCATTCAGACGGCCGTGACCGAAGGCGCCAAAAAGTTTGTCGCCATAGCGATAGCCAG TGATGTGGAAGAAGAATTTATAACCCCGTGTGGCGCCTGCAGACAAGTCATGAGGGAG TTTGGCTCGGAGCTGCAGATCAtcctcaccaagcccagtggctcCTACCTGGTAAAGACACTTCAGCAGCTGCTGCCGATGTCCTTTGGACCCGAGAACTTGAAATAA
- the CDA gene encoding cytidine deaminase isoform X3 → MSSESSGRADDATSGYAAAFPGTSQSVAEAEGGGRIPARATDRKVQGRTASSVKKMNEDLRYQEDGVLINNGHPHFSEPDRDLEPEMIRKLVQKSHEAKAKAHCPYSSFRVGAALLSQDGRIFLGCNVENACYTLGICAERSAIQTAVTEGAKKFVAIAIASDVEEEFITPCGACRQVMREFGSELQIILTKPSGSYLVKTLQQLLPMSFGPENLK, encoded by the exons ATGAGCTCCGAGAGCAGCGGACGGGCGGACGACGCCACCTCAGGTTATGCTGCTGCCTTTCCTGGGACGTCTCAGTCTGTGGCTGAagcagaaggaggaggaagaatccCAGCCAGAGCTACCGACAG GAAAGTTCAGGGTAGAACTGCGAGCTCCGTTAAGAAGATGAATGAAGATTTGCGCTACCAGGAAGACGGCGTCCTCATCAACAATGGTCATCCACACTTCAGCGAACCTGACCGCGACTTGGAGCCGGAAATGATCCGAAAACTCGTACAAAAGAGCCACGAAGCCAAAGCCAAAGCCCACTGCCCGTACAGCAGCTTCCGGGTCGGAGCCGCTCTCCTCAGTCAGGACGGGAGGATTTTCCTGG GTTGCAATGTGGAGAACGCCTGTTACACGCTGGGGATCTGCGCGGAACGTTCCGCCATTCAGACGGCCGTGACCGAAGGCGCCAAAAAGTTTGTCGCCATAGCGATAGCCAG TGATGTGGAAGAAGAATTTATAACCCCGTGTGGCGCCTGCAGACAAGTCATGAGGGAG TTTGGCTCGGAGCTGCAGATCAtcctcaccaagcccagtggctcCTACCTGGTAAAGACACTTCAGCAGCTGCTGCCGATGTCCTTTGGACCCGAGAACTTGAAATAA
- the CDA gene encoding cytidine deaminase isoform X2, which yields MSSESSGRADDATSGYAAAFPGTSQSVAEAEGGGRIPARATDSRKVQGRTASSVKKMNEDLRYQEDGVLINNGHPHFSEPDRDLEPEMIRKLVQKSHEAKAKAHCPYSSFRVGAALLSQDGRIFLGCNVENACYTLGICAERSAIQTAVTEGAKKFVAIAIASDVEEEFITPCGACRQVMREFGSELQIILTKPSGSYLVKTLQQLLPMSFGPENLK from the exons ATGAGCTCCGAGAGCAGCGGACGGGCGGACGACGCCACCTCAGGTTATGCTGCTGCCTTTCCTGGGACGTCTCAGTCTGTGGCTGAagcagaaggaggaggaagaatccCAGCCAGAGCTACCGACAG TAGGAAAGTTCAGGGTAGAACTGCGAGCTCCGTTAAGAAGATGAATGAAGATTTGCGCTACCAGGAAGACGGCGTCCTCATCAACAATGGTCATCCACACTTCAGCGAACCTGACCGCGACTTGGAGCCGGAAATGATCCGAAAACTCGTACAAAAGAGCCACGAAGCCAAAGCCAAAGCCCACTGCCCGTACAGCAGCTTCCGGGTCGGAGCCGCTCTCCTCAGTCAGGACGGGAGGATTTTCCTGG GTTGCAATGTGGAGAACGCCTGTTACACGCTGGGGATCTGCGCGGAACGTTCCGCCATTCAGACGGCCGTGACCGAAGGCGCCAAAAAGTTTGTCGCCATAGCGATAGCCAG TGATGTGGAAGAAGAATTTATAACCCCGTGTGGCGCCTGCAGACAAGTCATGAGGGAG TTTGGCTCGGAGCTGCAGATCAtcctcaccaagcccagtggctcCTACCTGGTAAAGACACTTCAGCAGCTGCTGCCGATGTCCTTTGGACCCGAGAACTTGAAATAA